The genome window GTGCGAGGTCAGGTTCAAAGGGGAAATTGTTTCCGGTCGGCGGGCCGGTGACCCGCCCCTGATAGGTTGCTTTCTTCAGGGTTAATCGCCGGACGGTCGTACCGCCGCTCAGTTCCGCCTCAACAAACTGGCCGGGGATGGCGTCGGTCAGGTCGTCGAACAGGGTGTCGATAATCGTCAGATCGTCCTTGTTGATGCGGAAGCCCGCCGTGCCCACGTCGAGGGTGATCTCTCGGCCCAGTTCGCTTTGCAGGGTGGTGGTTCGGCGGCGTTCGCGAATGACGATCTTGACAGTGCCGGCGACGGGGTCCACGCTGGTGATCAGGCCTTCCAGCTCGACCCCGTTATCGTTCTCCGCTTC of Candidatus Acidiferrales bacterium contains these proteins:
- a CDS encoding DUF5666 domain-containing protein, giving the protein AQTKFEDFDDASPARANAFASIRVNDLVEVDAEQRADGGFVAEEVELAEAENDNGVELEGLITSVDPVAGTVKIVIRERRRTTTLQSELGREITLDVGTAGFRINKDDLTIIDTLFDDLTDAIPGQFVEAELSGGTTVRRLTLKKATYQGRVTGPPTGNNFPFEPDLALIVSIVPIQVFTFPGVTEFRDGLTSIGDVQSAFTVAVRGLLVKQPSGAIELYARRVGRVQ